The nucleotide window AAATATCTGAATGACTGGTCTCCTTCAAGAATCCGCACTCTTTCAATGGAACAGTGGTCCCTTATGTCTTCAGCCTGGCGTCTGTTAAGGAAAGAGGGTTTTCTTTTGTATGGTACCTGTGCCCTGAGCCGGGACGAAAATGACGGAGTAGTAGCAAAATTACTGAAAAAATTTGATGACGGGGAGGTTTGTTCTCTGGAATACATTTCCGGTATTTTTGCACGTAATGTTTCTGTTTTTTCTGGAACTATGAAATCGGAACTCTCTGAAAATGTTTCTGAATACTTAAAGAAAATATTTTCGCTTGCGGTTAAGACTGAATATGGTTTTCATATACGTCCTGACTGTGCAGAAGGTGCAGGTCCGCTTTATTTTTCCCTTATAAAAAAAATAAACAAAAATTAAAAAAATAAGAAAAATCTATTGACAGTTTTTTATTAAACTTATATATTACATGCACATTGCATTCCCCGATTGTGTAATGGTAGCACTTCAGATTCTGGTTCTGACTGTGGGGGTTCGAATCCTCCTTGGGGAACTAAAAGGGGACTGTCCAAAAGTTTTAGAAGACGGCTTCTGGCTTTTGGACAGTCCCTTTTTTATGCCGGCTGTTAAGCTGGTCCCTTCGTCTATCGGTTTAGGACGAGAGATTCTCAATCTCTAAAGACGGGTTCGACTCCCGTAGGGACCGTTTTTTTATTTGTATGTTCAGAATATCTTTTTTCAACACTTTTTAACTTCCTTATGTCTTTTTGTAAAACCTGACAAACGTTACTTTACAAAATATTTTGTTTTTTTTACGATAGGTAATCTATGGCACCAGATAATTCAATGTCCGGATTCGACAGAATGGTTTCCTCTATGTCTGATGACGAAAGAAAGGATATGCTTGATAAAGTAAGCAGGTCTTCAAAAGAAGAGAATGAGGATGTTATTTCAGTGCTGCCTGCTGATGACCCTAATTTTCGTGAGAGCCTGTCAGTCAGACTGCAGCAGGAATCTTTTTTAAGACGTCTCTGGATAAAAATAAAAGCTGCGCTTTTTAATATACGGCAGGAAGATATTTATAATACTTCTCTCATCACCCGTCTTGCTCATGATGTTGAGCATACGTATCCCGGGCTTATTTCCCATCACCGCAGTGTCCTTACATTGGGAACGTACGAAAAACTTTACATGCTTCGTAAAGTACAGGAATTTTTCATGCCATATGTGGAAAGTTATGAAAGTAATCCAGGACTTTATTATTATTATTTAAGTACTATTGTAATTCCTGATATTGCAGAGGAAATACAGAAGGATGTTGATCCATATAAGTTTCCCTTTACGAAAAATCTGACTTCAGAAACAAGAGTTCAGCTTATAAAGAAAATGGAAGATGCCCTTGATAATCTTCCTGAATCTAAAAGGACCATGATGTACATGTGCGTGCGGTCCATTGAGTGGCTGACGGCATTTAACAGAATGCACGTGGATTCACTTATAAAAAATTTTACGCCTTCAAAAGAGTGTCTTTATAATATTGCCAGGTCAGACTTTGCGTCCATTGCGAAAATAATGAGTGTTGTAAACCTTCCTGCAAACGAAGCTCTGGTTGCTTTGTTTTCCTTTTATTATAACACTACTGCTGAGAATCCTAATAAAGGAGATGAGGAGCAGCTGGTAAGTGAGTTTATAAACGGAGCCCAGCTTCATATTGAAGAAATCCGCTCTTTCTCAGGCGGTGTTCCCGTAAAGGATCTTGCACGTATTGTATTTGATAATTCCCTGTATGATTCAAAACCTTTTGGCGGGGGAGAAGACTGGTTTGTAAAATTCAAGAGTCAGTGGAGGACTAATTTTGATATCCGGTGGAATCAGTGGCTTTTTGATTACAAGAAATACAGGATGCAGATAAAGATAAAGACTTATTTTGATTATGATGGAATTCCTCTTTTACCTGTACGTCCCTGGAAAAAACTGTGGACCGGATATACTTTCCGTTATGAAATGTCCATGGGATTTATCTGGATGTTTTTTGATTCGATAATCAGAGCTCATGAACCGGTTTTGAAGACAGTCATGCTTGAGGGAGATTTTATTATAAAAGAAAATACAATTGAATTTGCTGACGATTTCAGGACGATTCAGAACATGCGTAATGATTTTGCCGTATTTAATGCATCCTTAGCCGAAAATGGAGATATTGGTTCTGTGCTTGCAGGACTTGGCCATAATCCTGAGCGTGCTTCTTCTTCCCGTGAAAGTTTTGATGCAGTTATGTCTGATGTGGATGAAAGTTCACAGAATTTTATAGAAAAGGCAGGCAAATGGTTCCGTTCTGTAAAAAGTATTCTTGGTGCGGTTGTAAACGGTTCTGAAAGCCAGTATTACGGCGGTCTTTCAAACTGGTCA belongs to Treponema rectale and includes:
- a CDS encoding DUF5312 family protein, which gives rise to MAPDNSMSGFDRMVSSMSDDERKDMLDKVSRSSKEENEDVISVLPADDPNFRESLSVRLQQESFLRRLWIKIKAALFNIRQEDIYNTSLITRLAHDVEHTYPGLISHHRSVLTLGTYEKLYMLRKVQEFFMPYVESYESNPGLYYYYLSTIVIPDIAEEIQKDVDPYKFPFTKNLTSETRVQLIKKMEDALDNLPESKRTMMYMCVRSIEWLTAFNRMHVDSLIKNFTPSKECLYNIARSDFASIAKIMSVVNLPANEALVALFSFYYNTTAENPNKGDEEQLVSEFINGAQLHIEEIRSFSGGVPVKDLARIVFDNSLYDSKPFGGGEDWFVKFKSQWRTNFDIRWNQWLFDYKKYRMQIKIKTYFDYDGIPLLPVRPWKKLWTGYTFRYEMSMGFIWMFFDSIIRAHEPVLKTVMLEGDFIIKENTIEFADDFRTIQNMRNDFAVFNASLAENGDIGSVLAGLGHNPERASSSRESFDAVMSDVDESSQNFIEKAGKWFRSVKSILGAVVNGSESQYYGGLSNWSKIGGRQNKEFKENLSLVYTVVDHAYDVLTEAESLDSSAM